A genomic segment from Aegilops tauschii subsp. strangulata cultivar AL8/78 chromosome 1, Aet v6.0, whole genome shotgun sequence encodes:
- the LOC109745499 gene encoding disease resistance protein RGA2-like, giving the protein MELAISAVTGELVSRFISFLADKYRSPHRAELEEKQLKRLHQLLLRARTVVEEADRRYITNSGMLAQLTMLADAMYRGYWALGASGYMSLEETETTPVEEEDVGEVRNSSPPKRLCMVRGNARTNKSMYLVDLQGEVESLEDVVADMMEFVVLLGGCERMLRRPYDTYLYSDNIMFGRHAEKQKLLNFMLWHSSNSPGGAPAVLPVIGAPAIGKRTLVAHVCKDQRVSSHFSSILHLNGDSFCRFADHGSLMSGRILVVVELVSEVDQEDWDRFRSTVGTSMDSGSKVIIISRLKSSERLGTAEPIFLTTLSYEEFSYLFKTLAFGSANPMQHPRLARIADELAREFRTEWSLIATNMLTDVMRRNLDVRFWLGMQSRLRKYVERNLSMFGEHPRLLVERRHHIDFTDFVSHPASPLRILLSSTSGSSRTEVTVERELLPRVRLGDLVMDPEIRPQGDFNVVTWDSRLPPYTLFVHFVPNGNGAPGVSEQSTPLSGRKRPAVHL; this is encoded by the coding sequence ATGGAGCTTGCCATATCTGCAGTAACAGGTGAACTcgtgagccgattcatctccttCCTTGCTGACAAGTATCGCTCGCCCCACCGCGCAGAGTTGGAAGAGAAGCAGTTGAAGAGGCTGCACCAACTTCTGCTGAGAGCCCGCACAGTCGTCGAAGAGGCAGATAGGCGGTACATCACCAACTCCGGTATGTTGGCGCAGCTCACCATGCTCGCCGACGCCATGTACCGAGGCTACTGGGCACTTGGGGCGTCCGGGTACATGTCGCTCGAAGAGACAGAGACTACTCCcgtggaggaggaggatgtggggGAAGTTCGCAACTCGTCTCCTCCCAAACGTCTCTGCATGGTTCGTGGCAACGCTAGGACGAACAAGTCTATGTACCTTGTCGACTTGCAAGGCGAGGTGGAGAGCTTGGAGGATGTAGTCGCCGACATGATGGAGTTCGTTGTTCTTTTGGGCGGGTGCGAACGTATGCTGCGTCGACCATACGACACATACCTTTACAGTGACAACATCATGTTCGGACGCCACGCCGAGAAGCAAAAACTCCTGAACTTCATGCTATGGCACAGCTCAAACTCGCCCGGTGGTGCTCCGGCTGTTCTCCCGGTCATCGGTGCTCCTGCAATCGGGAAGAGGACTCTCGTTGCCCATGTATGCAAGGACCAAAGGGTCAGTTCACACTTCTCTTCGATTCTGCACCTGAATGGAGATTCCTTCTGTAGATTTGCAGACCATGGTAGTCTCATGTCAGGGAGGATACTTGTAGTTGTTGAGCTTGTTTCAGAGGTCGACCAGGAGGACTGGGACAGGTTCCGTTCAACCGTAGGAACAAGCATGGACAGTGGAAGCAAGGTGATCATCATCAGTCGGCTTAAAAGTTCAGAGCGGCTCGGAACGGCGGAGCCAATCTTCCTCACCACCCTGTCGTACGAGGAGTTCAGCTACCTTTTCAAGACACTCGCATTCGGGAGCGCAAACCCCATGCAGCACCCGCGGCTGGCACGGATTGCAGACGAACTAGCCAGGGAGTTTCGGACAGAATGGTCACTCATCGCAACGAACATGTTAACGGATGTAATGAGAAGGAATCTGGATGTCCGTTTCTGGCTCGGCATGCAGAGCAGGCTGAGAAAATATGTGGAGAGGAACTTGTCCATGTTTGGGGAGCACCCGAGGTTGCTCGTTGAGAGACGCCACCATATAGACTTTACAGACTTTGTCTCGCATCCTGCTTCTCCACTCCGCATCCTGCTTTCCAGTACCAGTGGCAGCAGCCGCACTGAAGTTACGGTGGAAAGGGAATTGCTACCAAGGGTGAGGCTTGGGGATCTTGTGATGGATCCTGAAATTAGGCCACAAGGGGATTTCAATGTGGTTACATGGGATTCAAGGTTGCCACCTTACACCTTGTTTGTCCATTTTGTTCCAAATGGAAATGGTGCTCCAGGTGTGTCAGAACAGAGTACTCCCCTGTCTGGGAGGAAGCGCCCAGCAGTGCATTTGTAA
- the LOC109745498 gene encoding uncharacterized protein: protein MEGLQDRGKPLASLAGATAAMPAGAAHLLGGAGQELKMELAISAVTGELGSRFVSYLADRYHSSRRPQSGEKQLKKLQQLLLRARTVVEKADGRYITNSRMLAQLTMLADAMYRGYWALGVSNYISLEETTTMGEEEGEDLKPSPLKRLRTVHSIARKNRAMHLLELQGTLERLEDVVAGMMDTGPPGGVPAVLPIIGAPVVGKRTLVAHVCKDERVRSHFSSILHLNGDSLGRIAQHGGLMPGNILVVVELVSYIHEEDWAKFYSTVATSMDNGSKVIIISCLKNSKRLGTVEPIFLNTLPYEEFSYLFKTLAFGSANPAQHPRLARIADELAREFQSEWSIATANLFADIMRRNLNVHFWLCILSGLRRVVERNLSLFGEHPKLLTRRHHQIGVTDLVLHPMDSPLWVVYSCTSGSSRTEVTVERELLPRVWFADLVMDPGVRPQGDFNVVVWESRLPPYTSFVHFATSGNGAPGVAQQSTPLSGRKRAEVPL, encoded by the exons ATGGAGGGGCTCCAGGACCGGGGGAAACCCCTAGCCAGCCTTGCTGGCGCGACGGCGGCGATGCCCGCGGGCGCCGCTCACCTCCTTGGAGGCGCCGGTCAG GAACTCAAGATGGAGCTTGCCATATCTGCAGTGACAGGTGAACTTGGGAGCCGATTCGTCTCCTACCTCGCCGACAGGTACCACTCGAGCCGGCGTCCACAGTCGGGAGAGAAGCAGCTGAAGAAGCTGCAGCAGCTGCTCCTGAGAGCTCGCACGGTTGTCGAGAAGGCGGATGGGCGATACATAACCAACTCCAGGATGCTGGCGCAGCTCACCATGCTTGCGGACGCCATGTACCGAGGCTACTGGGCACTAGGTGTGTCCAACTACATCTCACTGGAAGAGACCACTACTatgggggaggaggagggggaggatctcaaaccatctcctctcaaacgcCTTCGCACTGTTCATAGTATTGCTAGAAAGAACAGGGCCATGCACCTTCTTGAGCTGCAAGGCACGCTGGAGAGATTGGAGGATGTCGTCGCCGGCATGATGGA CACCGGCCCTCCTGGCGGTGTGCCGGCTGTTCTCCCGATCATCGGCGCTCCAGTGGTCGGAAAGAGGACTCTGGTCGCCCATGTATGCAAGGACGAGAGGGTCCGCTCACACTTCTCTTCGATTCTGCATCTGAATGGAGATTCCTTGGGTAGAATCGCACAACATGGTGGTCTCATGCCAGGAAATATACTGGTGGTTGTCGAGCTTGTTTCATACATCCACGAGGAGGATTGGGCCAAGTTCTATTCAACAGTAGCAACAAGCAtggacaacggaagcaaggtgatcATCATCAGCTGCCTTAAAAATTCAAAGCGACTCGGAACAGTTGAGCCAATCTTCCTCAACACCCTGCCATACGAGGAGTTCAGCTACCTATTCAAGACACTAGCATTCGGGAGCGCAAACCCGGCACAACACCCACGGTTAGCGCGGATAGCAGACGAGCTGGCCAGGGAATTCCAATCAGAATGGTCAATCGCCACTGCAAATCTGTTTGCGGACATCATGAGGAGGAACCTCAACGTCCATTTCTGGCTCTGCATCCTGAGCGGGCTGAGAAGGGTAGTCGAGAGGAACTTATCCCTGTTTGGGGAGCACCCGAAGCTCCTCACCCGGAGACACCACCAGATAGGCGTTACTGACTTGGTCTTGCATCCCATGGATTCTCCACTCTGGGTCGTGTATTCCTGTACCAGTGGCAGCAGCCGCACTGAAGTTACGGTGGAAAGGGAATTGCTACCGAGGGTGTGGTTTGCGGATCTGGTGATGGATCCTGGAGTTAGACCACAGGGGGATTTCAATGTGGTTGTGTGGGAATCAAGGTTGCCGCCTTACACCTCGTTTGTTCATTTCGCTACAAGTGGAAATGGTGCTCCAGGTGTGGCGCAACAGAGTACTCCCCTGTCTGGGAGGAAGCGTGCAGAAGTGCCTTTGTAA
- the LOC109745494 gene encoding uncharacterized protein — MELAVSAVAGEIMNRFVSFLANRYLHSNRQAQSEEKQLKKLQQLLLRARTVVGEADGRYITNSGMLAQLSMLADAMYRGYWALGASRYISLQESMEEEGEVCNPSFPKRFRMVQGSARKNKATYPVDLQGALESLEDVVAGMTEFVILLGGCDRMVRQPYDAYLFSDKIMFGRHTEKQKLLNFMLQHGPPGGVPAVLPIIGAPVVGKRTLVAHVCKDERVRSHFSSILHLNGDSLGRIAEHGGLMPGNMLVVVKLVSDVHEEDWAKFRSTVATSMDNGSKVIIISRLKSSERLGTVEPIFLNTLSYEEFSYLFKTLAFGSVNPAQHPRLARIADELAREFQSEWSIATANLFADIMRRNLSIHFWLCILSGLRRVVERNLSLFGEHPKLLAQRRHQIDVTDLVLHPMDSPLRFVHSCTSGSSRTEVTVEREMLPRVRFGDLVMDPGVRPQGDFNVVVWESRLPPYTSFVHFATNGNGAPGAAEQSTPLSGRKRAAVHL, encoded by the coding sequence ATGGAGCTTGCTGTATCTGCAGTAGCAGGTGAAATCATGAACCGATTCGTCTCCTTCCTCGCCAATAGGTACCTCCACTCTAACCGCCAGGCACAGTCGGAAGAGAAGCAGCTGAAGAAGCTGCAGCAGCTGCTCCTGAGAGCTCGCACGGTTGTCGGGGAGGCGGATGGGCGGTACATCACCAACTCCGGGATGCTGGCGCAGCTCAGCATGCTCGCGGATGCCATGTACAGAGGCTACTGGGCACTCGGTGCGTCCAGATACATCTCACTCCAAGAGTccatggaggaggagggggaggttTGCAATCCATCTTTTCCCAAACGTTTTCGCATGGTTCAGGGCAGTGCTAGAAAGAACAAGGCCACGTACCCCGTCGACTTGCAGGGCGCGTTGGAGAGCTTGGAGGATGTTGTCGCTGGCATGACGGAGTTTGTCATTCTTTTGGGTGGGTGCGACCGTATGGTGCGTCAACCATACGACGCGTACCTTTTCAGTGACAAGATCATGTTCGGACGCCACACCGAGAAGCAGAAGCTCCTTAACTTCATGCTACAGCACGGCCCTCCTGGCGGTGTGCCGGCTGTTCTCCCGATCATCGGCGCTCCAGTGGTCGGAAAGAGGACTCTGGTCGCCCATGTATGCAAGGACGAGAGGGTCCGCTCACACTTCTCTTCGATTCTGCATCTGAATGGAGATTCCTTGGGTAGAATCGCAGAACATGGTGGTCTCATGCCAGGAAATATGCTGGTGGTTGTCAAGCTTGTTTCAGACGTCCACGAGGAGGATTGGGCCAAGTTCCGTTCAACAGTGGCAACAAGCAtggacaacggaagcaaggtgatcATCATCAGCCGCCTTAAAAGTTCAGAGCGACTCGGAACCGTTGAGCCAATCTTCCTCAACACCCTGTCATACGAGGAGTTCAGCTACCTATTCAAGACACTAGCATTCGGGAGCGTGAACCCGGCACAGCACCCACGGTTAGCGCGGATAGCAGACGAGCTGGCCAGGGAATTCCAATCTGAATGGTCAATCGCCACTGCAAATCTGTTTGCGGACATCATGAGGAGGAACCTCAGCATCCATTTCTGGCTCTGCATCCTGAGCGGGCTGAGAAGGGTAGTCGAGAGGAACTTATCCCTGTTTGGGGAGCACCCGAAGCTCCTCGCCCAAAGACGCCACCAGATAGACGTTACTGACTTGGTCTTGCATCCCATGGATTCTCCACTCCGGTTCGTACATTCCTGTACCAGTGGTAGCAGCCGCACTGAAGTTACGGTGGAAAGGGAAATGCTACCGAGGGTGAGGTTTGGGGATCTGGTGATGGATCCTGGAGTTAGACCACAAGGGGATTTCAATGTGGTTGTGTGGGAATCAAGGTTGCCGCCTTACACCTCATTTGTTCATTTTGCTACAAATGGAAATGGTGCTCCAGGTGCGGCGGAACAGAGCACTCCCCTGTCTGGGAGGAAGCGTGCAGCGGTGCATTTGTAA